The stretch of DNA GCCGGACTGGTCAGTTCGGTTTTGAATCTGCTTTATCTGATTACCCTCGACCGCCGGAGATAATTTCGGCAGAAACGAACTGCTGCCGTCCTAAAATTTTCTTGCAACAGATTTTCCCGCAGCTTTTTTGTCGGCAAGTTTCTCAAAAAAGATTTCATTCGTGGACGCGAAATGTTTTTTCATCAGCACCGCGATTGGGATTGAAAGAACGATTGAGGCCGTGACGTCTGACAGATGGTGCGATTCCTGCGCGATGCGCGACCACATGACCGCGACCGCATAAACCGCCGCGACCGCGCCCCAGCGGGGATTGAACAGCCACGCCGCCGCCGCCAGCCCGGCTACGACCGCCGAGTGGCCGGACGGAAACGAACTGAATTCGTATTTGCCGATGATCCAGTGGCTGTCGTGCCATAAGCCGTAAATGCCCTGCGGCGCATGGGCGTTCGGGCGGGTGCGTCCGACGAAGGCGCGGACGATGATCGAAGCAAGTCCGGCGATTTCCGACGTGAGAGCCACGAAGAAAATTTTCGCCGCGACTTCCGGGCGCTTCATCAGGAAAAAAATCACGGCGGACAAAATTCCCCAAAGCGCGACGGCCCAGCCTTCGCCGATTTTGGAGCACCACTGCGCGACCCGATGCCAGTTCGGCGACGACGTCACGTCCAGCGCGGCGTCAACACGATTGTCCAGCCGCCACGCAAGCGCGATTGCAGCGACACCGAGAAACAGCCAGAAAAGAAATTTCCATTTTGCATTGGGCGCGGACATCGCGGTGAATCTAGCAAGTTGCGCGGCAAATAAAAATCAACTTTTAATTTTCTTGCGGCGGCGCGATTCGTCTTTAACGTCTTGGGCGTTTATGGCGGCAAAGACGCAAAAACCAAAAGTAGCCAAAGCCCAACGACGCGCTAAAACTTCAGCGCCGGCGGAATCCAAGCCCGCCGCGTATGTCATTCCGGAACCCAACCTGCCCAAACCCGACGAAGGCGACACGACGGCGTTCATCCGGCGCGAATCCGGGCGTTACGACGGCGACACGGCAATAAGGCTTTATCTGCGCGAAATCGGACAGGTGAAATTGCTCACGCCCGACGAAGAAATCCAACTCGCCGCGCGCATCAAGAAGGGCGACAAAAAAGCACGCGAACACATGATCAAGGCGAACTTGCGCCTCGTCGTGAAAATCGCGCGCGATTACGAGGGAATCGGGTTGCCGCTGCTGGATTTGATCAGCGAAGGCAACATCGGTTTGATGAAGGCTGTTGAACGATTTGATCCGGCAAAGGGCGGAAAACTTTCAACTTACGGTTCGTGGTGGATCAAGCAATCCATCAAGCGCGCGCTGGCGAACCAGTCGAAAACCATCCGCCTGCCGGTGCATCTCGTGGACAAGATTTCCAAGATGCGCCGCACCGCGCTTAAGTTGCAGGAATTTCTTGGGCGCGAACCGACGGATGAGGAATTGGCGGAGGAGATGGGGATTTCTGCGTTGCGGGTTAGCCAGATGCGCACCGCGGCCATCCGCCCCGCGTCGCTGGATGCGCCGATCGGCGATGAGGACTCGAATAATTTTTCCGAAATCGTGCAGGACGAAAATGCGGAGTCGCCGTACGAACAACTCGAGGAAAAGACGGTCGTCAATATGTTGCAGGAGATGGTGACGACGCTCGATCCGCGCGAGGCGACGATTCTTCGGTATCGTTTTGGGCTCGACGGGGGCAGTGAGAAAACGCTGGAGGATGTCGGCGCAAAATTCGGCGTCACGCGCGAACGCGTCCGGCAGATCCAAAATATTGCGCTGAAAAAATTGCGCAAGATGATCGAAAAATTTGAAGCCAAGAAAACCTGATTTATTAACATGAACCAATCCCGTCCCACGGCCGCCGACATCGAACGCTCCATCCGCACCATCCCTGACTTTCCCAAGCCGGGCATTCAATTTAAAGACATCACGCCGGTGCTCGCCGACTCGAATCTTTTTGCCGGCAGCATTGATCTGCTCACCGGCCGTTTCAAGCCTGGCATGGTGGATGCCGTCGTGGGCATTGACGCGCGGGGATTTATTTTTGCCGCGGCGGCCGCGCTGCGACTCGAAGCGGGGTTCGTTCCGGTGCGCAAAAAGGGCAAGCTCCCTTATCAGACGCATGAGCAAGATTACGATCTGGAATACGGCACGTCATCCATCGCCATCCACACGGATGCCGTCAAGCCCGGCAGCCGCGTGCTTTTGATTGATGACTTGCTGGCCACGGGTGGGACGGCGGCGGCGGCGGCGGCGCTCCTGCAAAAAGTCGGCGCGCAAATCCTGGAAATTTCTTTTCTCATCGAACTCAGCTTTCTTAATGGCCGGGATAAATTGAAGGATTATCCGGTTCGTTCCATCGTCAATTATTGAAAACGTCCGCTTCTGCGGTTCTCGCTTTTGCCACGACGCCGATTGAGGCCGTCGTTTTATTTGTTTGCAAGAGGCGGAATCGAAGTAAACTTCCTTGATAATGCACTGGCTTCAAACCCTTGACGCTGGGTTGTTCCATCTGATCAACCCGGCGCTGAGCAATTCTTTTCTCGATGTCGTGATGCCGTTTTTCAGCGGCACTCCGCTTTTTGCCCCGGCGATTGTGATTGCGGCAATCATCATCGGCTGGAAGGGCGGGGCGCGCGGGCGAGTTTTTTTAGCGATGCTGATCCTTGCCATCGCGCTCGGCGATTCGCTCATTTGCAACACACTGAAAGAACTTATTGCGCGTCCGCGTCCGTTTTTTACGCTGACGGATGTTCACATGCCGGCAAGCATCGGGAAAAGCGGCAGCGGCAGCATGCCTTCATCACACGCGGCGAATTGGTTCGCGGCCACGATGGTCGCATTTATTTATTATCGCCGCAGCATCCGCTTCATGTTGCCGATGGCGTTGCTCGTCAGTTTTTCGCGCATCTATAATGGCGTGCATTATCCGAGCGACGTTCTGGCTGGCGCGATTTTGGGCGCGGGTTATGCCGCCGGCGGTGTGTGGACGCTGGATGCCATTTGGAAATGGGCGGGCGCGCGTTGGTTCCCGCTTTGGTGGCGGCGAATGCCATCGCTGATGAACCCGGTCATCCTGCCGGCGCCCGCGCCCGGTGACGCGGAATTGCTCAATCAACATTGGATGCGGCTGGGTTATACGCTGATCTTCGCGCAACTTTTTGCGAACTTGTGGTACATCGCCAGCGGACTTATTACGCTTTCGGAAGACGAAGCTTATCAATGGATCTGGTCAAAGCATCTCGCGATTTCCTACTACAGCAAACCGCCGCTCATCGCGCTCACGCAATTTCTTGGCACGCACATTTGGGGCGACACGGCGTTTGGCGTGCGCTTTTTTTCGCCGGTGATCGCGACGCTTACCGCGATTCCGCTTTTTCGATTTGTCGCGCGGGTCGCCAATATTCGGACCGCGTTCTGGCTTTCGGTGTTGATGCCGCTAACGCCGTTGCTTTCGGTTGGATGTATCCTGATGACGATTGATCCGTTGTCGGTGATGTTCTGGGTGTTTGCGATGATCGCGGGATGGCGCGCGATTCAGGATTCGGCTACGACAAAGGACTGGTTGTGGGTAGGTCTGTGGATGGGACTGGGTTTTCTCAGCAAATACACGGCGCTGTTTCAATTACTTTCGTGGGTGGCAATTTTTGCGCTTTATCCGCCGTCGCGCAAACAACTGCGCCGTTCCGGTCCGTATCTGGCGTTGCTCGTCACTCTCTTGTGCTCGACACCGGTGGTGGTGTGGAACGCTCAGCACGGCTGGATCACGGTCAAGCATGTTTCGGAAGGTGGACGTTTCGATCAACCGTGGGCGTTCACGCTGGCCAATCTTTGGATTGGTTTCAAAAAATTTACCTTGGAATTTGTCGCTGAAGAAGCGGGCTTGCAGAATCCATTTATTTTCCTGCCGACGGTGTTTGCCTTGTTCGCTTTTTGGAAGCGCCGCCGCAATCATACGTTGCTGCTTTATTTCTTCTGCATGGGCGCGCCATTGTTTGCGTGTTATTTCCTGTTATCGTTTCATTCGCGCGTGTTGCCGAATTGGATTGCGCCCTCGATTCTTCCGTTTTTTTGCGTGGCGGTGATTTATTGGGAAGACCGCTGGCATGCGGGTTTTCGCCGGATTAAACCGTGGATCATCGGCACGCTGGTTTATGGCTGCATCGCCGCGGTGTTGTTGCGCGATACCGCGCTGGTTTCCAAACTCGCCGAGGGCCATCAGCTTCCCGCCGCGTTGGATTCCACTCGCCGGGTGAAAGGTTGGACGGAAACGGCGGATGTGGTGGAAGGTTACCGCCAAAAATTAATGGCGGAAGGCAAGCCGGTGTTCATCATTTGCGCGCATTACGGCATCACGGGGGAATTGACATTCAATCTGCCTGAAGCGAAGGCCACGGTGAAAGACCATCCGTTGGTTTATTATCAAATCACCAAAACTCCCGATAACCAATTTTTCTTCTGGCCAAATTATTTGGATCGCAAAGGTCAAAATGCGATTTACGTGCAGGAGCTTGACCTGGCGGGGAAATATTTGGTGGCGATTCCGCAGGAGCTTCGGGATGAATTTGATTCGGTCACCGACCTGGGAACGGCCCTGGTGATGTATCGCGGCCAGCCCATTCGCCGATTGCAAATCAGTGAATGCCGCGGCTTGCGTTAAAGTGGCGATGAAGCCGGGCGAGAAAATTTTTCTGGTACGGCATTACGATTTGGCCGCGACGCTTACTTCCGGCCAGGCCTTTCGCTGGCAATCGCACGAGGACGGTTGGGCTGGCGTGATCGGCAAACGCTGGGTGCATCTGCGAGCGAACAATGACGGGATGATTGCCTGGACCGCCGCGCCGGTGGCGGATTGGGAATGGCTCACGCATTATCTTCAGATCGAAAAAGATTTGCAGGTTGTTCTCGCAAGTTTTCCCGGAGACGAAGCGATGCGCAGGGCGGTGGAAGCGTGCAATGGTCTGCGGCTTTTGCGGCAGGAGCCGTGGGAATGTCTTGCCTCGTTTATCTTATCGTCCACGAAACAGATCGTGCAGATCCGGCAGATCATTACGCTGCTGTGCGAACGCTTTGGGGAGCCGATTGAAGTTCCGGCCGGGCATTCTCCGGCGTGGTCGTTTCCGACGGCGGAACGATTGGCGAGCGTCACTGAAGCGGAACTGCGTGATTGTAAAATGGGTTTTCGCGCGCCGTATTTGCTGGCTGCCGCGCGGTCCATTGCCTCGGGAAATTTATCACTGGAGAAACTTCATTCGATTTCGCTGGCTGAAGCGCGGGCAGCTTTGGTCAGCTTGCCCGGCGTGGGGCCGAAAATCGCGGATTGTGTTTTGCTTTTCGCGTACGATTTCCCGGGCGCGTTTCCGGTGGATGTTTGGGTGATGAAGGCGTTGCGCCAACTTTATTTTCCACGGCGGAATCCTTCGCGTAGGCGGCTTGAAAATTTCATCGCGACTTATTTCGGCGCGCACGCCGGATACGCGCAGCAATATTTGTTTCATTACATGCGGGTGCATCGCAAGGAACCAAAGCCTAAAAAATCCAGCCGCCGCGCGAAACGGAATGACTTGAAAAAGCCGCGCCGCGCTTAGACTCTTTGCCCATGGCCGCCAACCTTGAAGTCCTGTTTGCCCCCGCGGAATTTGCCGCGCTCGCCCAGCGCGATCTGAGCCGCACGACCTGTGTGGTCTTCGACATCCTGCGGGCGACGAGCACGATTGTGACCGCGCTGGCAAATGGCGCGGACGCGGTGGTTCCCGTAAGCGAAATTCCCGAGGCGCTGGCTTATCGGCGAAACCATTCAGAATGTCTTTTGGCGGGCGAACGCAAAGGGCATCGCATCTGCGCAGAGTTGACGGGCGGCATTGATTTTGACCTTGGCAATTCGCCGCGCGAATTTACGAATGCTAATATACGTGGCAAAACGATTGTGCTTTCGACCACCAATGGCTCACGGGCGTTGCGGGCGTGCGCGCATGCGCGAACTATTTTGGTTGGTTCATTTTTGAATCTCAGCGCGACGGCGGATTTTTTGGCGCGCAATGTGACC from Verrucomicrobiia bacterium encodes:
- a CDS encoding 2-phosphosulfolactate phosphatase, which translates into the protein MAANLEVLFAPAEFAALAQRDLSRTTCVVFDILRATSTIVTALANGADAVVPVSEIPEALAYRRNHSECLLAGERKGHRICAELTGGIDFDLGNSPREFTNANIRGKTIVLSTTNGSRALRACAHARTILVGSFLNLSATADFLARNVTADLLLVCSGTGKESSYEDVLGAGALVELLQPHFPAEHIADSAITALHIYQKHSDDLNGAVTHCRNGRRLMALPELREDVAWCLQRNIYSLVAKMENGSIRRLEV
- a CDS encoding adenine phosphoribosyltransferase codes for the protein MNQSRPTAADIERSIRTIPDFPKPGIQFKDITPVLADSNLFAGSIDLLTGRFKPGMVDAVVGIDARGFIFAAAAALRLEAGFVPVRKKGKLPYQTHEQDYDLEYGTSSIAIHTDAVKPGSRVLLIDDLLATGGTAAAAAALLQKVGAQILEISFLIELSFLNGRDKLKDYPVRSIVNY
- a CDS encoding DNA glycosylase → MNAAACVKVAMKPGEKIFLVRHYDLAATLTSGQAFRWQSHEDGWAGVIGKRWVHLRANNDGMIAWTAAPVADWEWLTHYLQIEKDLQVVLASFPGDEAMRRAVEACNGLRLLRQEPWECLASFILSSTKQIVQIRQIITLLCERFGEPIEVPAGHSPAWSFPTAERLASVTEAELRDCKMGFRAPYLLAAARSIASGNLSLEKLHSISLAEARAALVSLPGVGPKIADCVLLFAYDFPGAFPVDVWVMKALRQLYFPRRNPSRRRLENFIATYFGAHAGYAQQYLFHYMRVHRKEPKPKKSSRRAKRNDLKKPRRA
- a CDS encoding RNA polymerase sigma factor RpoD/SigA, with the translated sequence MAAKTQKPKVAKAQRRAKTSAPAESKPAAYVIPEPNLPKPDEGDTTAFIRRESGRYDGDTAIRLYLREIGQVKLLTPDEEIQLAARIKKGDKKAREHMIKANLRLVVKIARDYEGIGLPLLDLISEGNIGLMKAVERFDPAKGGKLSTYGSWWIKQSIKRALANQSKTIRLPVHLVDKISKMRRTALKLQEFLGREPTDEELAEEMGISALRVSQMRTAAIRPASLDAPIGDEDSNNFSEIVQDENAESPYEQLEEKTVVNMLQEMVTTLDPREATILRYRFGLDGGSEKTLEDVGAKFGVTRERVRQIQNIALKKLRKMIEKFEAKKT
- a CDS encoding glycosyltransferase family 39 protein, whose translation is MHWLQTLDAGLFHLINPALSNSFLDVVMPFFSGTPLFAPAIVIAAIIIGWKGGARGRVFLAMLILAIALGDSLICNTLKELIARPRPFFTLTDVHMPASIGKSGSGSMPSSHAANWFAATMVAFIYYRRSIRFMLPMALLVSFSRIYNGVHYPSDVLAGAILGAGYAAGGVWTLDAIWKWAGARWFPLWWRRMPSLMNPVILPAPAPGDAELLNQHWMRLGYTLIFAQLFANLWYIASGLITLSEDEAYQWIWSKHLAISYYSKPPLIALTQFLGTHIWGDTAFGVRFFSPVIATLTAIPLFRFVARVANIRTAFWLSVLMPLTPLLSVGCILMTIDPLSVMFWVFAMIAGWRAIQDSATTKDWLWVGLWMGLGFLSKYTALFQLLSWVAIFALYPPSRKQLRRSGPYLALLVTLLCSTPVVVWNAQHGWITVKHVSEGGRFDQPWAFTLANLWIGFKKFTLEFVAEEAGLQNPFIFLPTVFALFAFWKRRRNHTLLLYFFCMGAPLFACYFLLSFHSRVLPNWIAPSILPFFCVAVIYWEDRWHAGFRRIKPWIIGTLVYGCIAAVLLRDTALVSKLAEGHQLPAALDSTRRVKGWTETADVVEGYRQKLMAEGKPVFIICAHYGITGELTFNLPEAKATVKDHPLVYYQITKTPDNQFFFWPNYLDRKGQNAIYVQELDLAGKYLVAIPQELRDEFDSVTDLGTALVMYRGQPIRRLQISECRGLR
- a CDS encoding phosphatase PAP2 family protein, coding for MSAPNAKWKFLFWLFLGVAAIALAWRLDNRVDAALDVTSSPNWHRVAQWCSKIGEGWAVALWGILSAVIFFLMKRPEVAAKIFFVALTSEIAGLASIIVRAFVGRTRPNAHAPQGIYGLWHDSHWIIGKYEFSSFPSGHSAVVAGLAAAAWLFNPRWGAVAAVYAVAVMWSRIAQESHHLSDVTASIVLSIPIAVLMKKHFASTNEIFFEKLADKKAAGKSVARKF